A genomic region of Dactylococcopsis salina PCC 8305 contains the following coding sequences:
- the rpoB gene encoding DNA-directed RNA polymerase subunit beta encodes MSNLATNLLPDLIEIQRASFRWFLEKGLIEELDSFSPISDYTGKLELRFVAENFRLKPPKYEVDEAKRRDSSYSVQMYVPTCLINKETGEIQEQEVFIGELPLMTERGTFVINGAERIIVNQIVRSPGVYYKPETDKNNRRTYSASLIPNRGAWLKFETDKNDLVWVRIDKTRKLSAQVLLKAIGLQDNEINDGLRNADYFQKTLDKEGNPTEEEALLELYRKLRPGEPPTVSGGQQLLDSRFFDPKRYDLGRVGRHKLNRKLNLTTPETTRVLTQQDILAAIDYLINLEFDLGTTDDIDHLGNRRVRSVGELLQNQVRVGLNRLERIIRERMTVSEANTLTPTSLVNPKPLVAAIKEFFGSSQLSQFMDQTNPLAELTHKRRISALGPGGLSRERAGFAVRDIHPSHYGRICPVETPEGPNAGLIGSLATCARVNHFGFIATPYYPVEDGRVLRDQDPIYLTADEEDDKRVAPGDIATDEEGYILGNTVAVRYRQEFTTTSPKEVDYVAISPLQIVSVATSLIPFLEHDDANRALMGSNMQRQAVPLLRPERPLVGTGLEAQSARDSGMVVVSRTYGTVDYVDATIVRVKVSTPPQEQPQLEGETSEEEASEPQFLEYPLQKYQRSNQDTCLNQRPLVFAGEEVVPGQVLADGSATEGGEIALGQNVLIAYMPWEGYNYEDAILVSERLVQDDVYTSIHVEKYEIEARQTKLGPEEVTREIPNVGEDALRQLDERGIIRVGAWVEAGDILVGKVTPKGESDQPPEEKLLRAIFGEKARDVRDNSLRVPNGEKGRIVDVRVFTREQGDELPPGANMVVRCYVALKRKIQVGDKMAGRHGNKGIISRILPIEDMPYLPDGRPLDVALNPLGVPSRMNVGQVFECLLGWAAENLNARFKLTPFDEMYGEQASRDTVDAKLKEAASRPGKEWAFDENNPGKMTLYDGRTGEPFDRPITVGQAYMLKLVHLVDDKIHARSTGPYSLVTQQPLGGKAQQGGQRFGEMEVWALEAYGAAYTLQELLTVKSDDMQGRNEALNAIVKGKPIPRPGTPESFKVLMRELQSLGLDISVHRVDTNDDGTSEDLEVDLMADSERRRTPSRPTYESLSRKDIVPAEALAAEEAETEEVES; translated from the coding sequence ATGAGTAATCTAGCCACCAATCTGTTACCGGATTTAATTGAAATTCAACGCGCCAGCTTCCGTTGGTTTTTAGAAAAGGGATTAATTGAGGAGTTAGATAGCTTCTCCCCAATTTCCGACTATACAGGAAAATTGGAACTACGTTTTGTCGCCGAAAACTTCCGACTGAAACCGCCAAAATATGAGGTAGATGAAGCGAAACGCCGTGACAGTAGCTATTCCGTACAGATGTACGTTCCCACCTGTCTCATCAATAAAGAAACTGGAGAAATTCAAGAGCAAGAAGTCTTTATCGGTGAGTTACCGTTAATGACAGAACGGGGAACATTTGTGATTAATGGTGCAGAACGGATTATTGTTAACCAAATTGTTCGTTCTCCTGGGGTTTATTATAAACCCGAAACCGATAAAAATAACCGTCGGACTTATTCTGCGTCCTTAATTCCCAACCGAGGGGCTTGGTTAAAATTTGAAACCGACAAAAACGATTTAGTTTGGGTTCGCATTGATAAAACTCGTAAACTCAGCGCCCAAGTTCTCCTCAAAGCCATTGGACTCCAGGATAACGAAATTAATGATGGGTTACGCAACGCAGACTATTTCCAAAAAACCCTAGATAAAGAAGGGAATCCCACCGAAGAAGAAGCACTCTTAGAACTTTATCGGAAACTGCGTCCTGGTGAACCGCCAACGGTTTCAGGAGGTCAACAATTATTAGATTCTCGTTTCTTTGACCCCAAACGTTATGATTTAGGACGAGTCGGTCGTCACAAACTGAATCGGAAGTTAAATCTTACCACTCCCGAAACAACACGAGTATTGACCCAACAGGATATTTTAGCGGCGATCGATTATTTAATCAATTTAGAATTTGACCTCGGAACGACCGATGATATTGACCACTTGGGAAATCGTCGAGTGCGTTCCGTTGGCGAACTCTTACAGAACCAAGTGCGAGTAGGATTAAATCGCTTAGAACGGATTATTCGGGAACGGATGACGGTTTCGGAGGCGAACACCCTCACTCCGACATCTTTGGTGAATCCAAAACCCTTGGTGGCGGCGATTAAAGAGTTTTTTGGCTCATCGCAATTGTCCCAATTTATGGATCAGACGAATCCTTTAGCAGAGTTGACTCACAAACGGCGGATTAGTGCATTGGGACCGGGAGGATTAAGTCGAGAACGGGCTGGGTTTGCGGTGCGTGATATTCATCCCTCCCACTATGGACGGATTTGTCCAGTAGAAACGCCAGAAGGTCCCAATGCGGGTTTAATTGGGTCTTTGGCAACTTGTGCGCGAGTGAATCATTTTGGCTTTATTGCCACTCCCTATTATCCAGTGGAAGATGGGCGTGTGTTGCGTGATCAAGACCCGATTTATCTCACCGCCGACGAAGAAGACGACAAACGAGTTGCCCCTGGAGATATTGCGACAGATGAAGAAGGGTATATTTTAGGGAATACAGTGGCGGTGCGCTATCGTCAAGAGTTTACCACCACTAGCCCGAAAGAAGTGGATTATGTCGCCATTTCTCCCCTACAGATTGTGTCGGTGGCAACTTCCCTGATTCCGTTCTTGGAACATGATGACGCAAACCGCGCTCTCATGGGGTCAAATATGCAGCGTCAAGCAGTGCCTTTATTGCGTCCCGAACGTCCTTTAGTGGGAACAGGATTAGAAGCACAATCTGCTCGTGATTCTGGGATGGTAGTGGTGTCTCGGACTTATGGGACAGTGGATTATGTGGATGCAACGATTGTCCGAGTAAAAGTCAGTACCCCCCCGCAAGAACAACCGCAATTGGAGGGAGAAACTTCGGAAGAAGAAGCATCAGAACCACAATTTCTTGAATATCCTCTACAAAAATATCAGCGTTCTAACCAGGACACTTGTTTAAACCAACGTCCTCTCGTGTTTGCGGGCGAGGAAGTAGTGCCAGGACAGGTGTTAGCGGATGGTTCGGCAACGGAAGGGGGCGAAATTGCTCTCGGTCAAAATGTTCTGATTGCTTATATGCCCTGGGAGGGATATAACTATGAAGATGCGATTTTAGTCAGTGAGCGTCTGGTACAGGATGACGTTTACACCAGTATCCACGTTGAGAAATACGAAATCGAAGCTCGTCAGACGAAACTCGGACCGGAAGAAGTGACTCGTGAGATTCCCAACGTGGGCGAAGATGCGTTGCGGCAATTGGATGAACGTGGCATTATTCGGGTTGGTGCTTGGGTAGAAGCAGGGGATATCCTTGTCGGAAAAGTTACCCCGAAAGGAGAGTCGGATCAACCGCCAGAAGAAAAGCTCCTCCGTGCTATTTTTGGGGAAAAAGCGCGCGATGTTCGTGATAACTCGCTACGAGTTCCCAATGGGGAAAAAGGTCGCATTGTCGATGTGCGCGTGTTTACCCGTGAACAAGGAGACGAACTCCCCCCAGGGGCAAATATGGTGGTGCGCTGCTATGTCGCCCTGAAACGGAAAATTCAAGTGGGAGATAAAATGGCAGGACGACACGGGAATAAAGGGATTATTTCTCGGATTCTCCCCATTGAAGATATGCCTTACCTCCCTGATGGTCGTCCCCTTGATGTGGCGTTAAATCCTCTCGGTGTTCCCTCACGGATGAATGTGGGACAAGTGTTTGAGTGTCTCTTGGGTTGGGCTGCAGAAAATCTGAATGCTCGCTTTAAGTTGACTCCGTTTGATGAAATGTATGGGGAACAGGCTTCCCGTGACACGGTGGATGCGAAGTTGAAAGAAGCCGCCAGTCGTCCTGGTAAAGAGTGGGCATTTGATGAAAATAATCCAGGGAAAATGACTCTTTATGATGGACGGACAGGAGAGCCTTTCGATCGACCAATCACTGTCGGACAAGCCTATATGCTGAAACTGGTTCACTTGGTTGATGATAAGATTCACGCTCGATCGACCGGTCCTTATTCTTTAGTGACGCAACAACCATTAGGCGGAAAAGCGCAACAAGGAGGACAACGATTTGGAGAAATGGAAGTTTGGGCGTTAGAGGCTTACGGCGCGGCTTACACCTTGCAAGAATTGTTAACGGTGAAATCAGACGATATGCAGGGGCGTAACGAAGCCTTGAATGCCATTGTGAAAGGAAAACCGATTCCTCGCCCTGGCACGCCAGAATCCTTTAAGGTACTGATGCGGGAATTACAGTCTTTAGGATTAGATATTTCTGTCCATCGGGTAGATACCAATGACGATGGGACCAGTGAAGATTTAGAAGTGGATTTGATGGCGGACAGCGAACGTCGTCGCACGCCTTCGCGCCCCACTTATGAGTCTTTATCTCGGAAAGACATTGTTCCCGCAGAGGCCCTCGCCGCAGAAGAAGCCGAAACCGAAGAAGTGGAATCATAA
- a CDS encoding IS1634 family transposase, with the protein MVSVSNNLSSIEVTNLDHLGIVAGLIDEIGLVEQINELVVEQPGEKVSPGHAVKAMILNGLGLFSSPLYLFPKFFEALPTEHLIGEGIQAEHLNDDRLGRVLDKLYLTGLEDIFLSIALKVIKQFSIGVESLHLDSSSLSVEGEYENTLIEEDKVEVNSELGEKLNPPQPIQITYGYSRDKRPDLKQFMVDLICSGDGDIPVFLRTGSGNESDQKVFPEIFKQFRNQVNFDSLMVADRALYTAENLKQMQDLKWLTRVPFRLKPAQALARQVKSSEMIPSMGPGYRYSIHTRTYGGIEQRWLVVESEERQKSDQKRIEKKIEKDRLEAEKQLRELYRQTYACVPDALQAVKKLEKKFKYHQISQIEAREEPDNNPDQAQIKIRANLEENLTLIEEEKQLAGRFILATNVLDEAELSPEKMLIEYKEQQSTERGFRFLKDPMFLADRIFLKSPERIQGMALIMGLCLLVYNLGQRELRSALVRRGEMVKNQLGKETNSPTLRWIFQQFQAVHLLKNRGENQVSNLTDERLNLLQLFPKPCQQYYLLV; encoded by the coding sequence ATGGTTAGTGTATCAAATAACTTATCATCGATCGAAGTAACAAATTTAGACCATTTAGGAATCGTTGCTGGCTTAATTGATGAAATCGGACTGGTCGAACAAATCAATGAATTAGTAGTAGAACAACCCGGGGAAAAAGTAAGCCCAGGTCATGCAGTGAAAGCGATGATTCTCAATGGCTTAGGACTATTTTCATCTCCCTTATACCTATTTCCCAAATTCTTTGAAGCGCTCCCAACCGAACATTTAATTGGAGAAGGAATTCAAGCAGAACACTTAAATGATGATCGATTAGGACGAGTCTTAGACAAATTATATTTAACGGGATTAGAAGATATATTTCTCAGCATCGCCTTAAAAGTCATTAAACAATTTTCGATTGGTGTAGAAAGTCTTCATCTGGATTCAAGCTCTTTAAGTGTCGAAGGAGAATACGAAAATACTTTAATTGAAGAAGACAAAGTAGAAGTTAATTCAGAACTAGGAGAAAAGCTAAATCCTCCTCAACCGATTCAAATTACCTATGGTTATTCTCGGGATAAACGTCCCGACTTGAAACAGTTCATGGTTGATTTAATTTGTAGTGGTGATGGGGATATACCAGTTTTTTTAAGAACAGGAAGTGGAAATGAATCTGATCAGAAAGTATTTCCTGAAATCTTTAAGCAATTCCGAAATCAAGTTAATTTCGATTCATTGATGGTAGCAGATAGGGCACTATACACCGCCGAAAATCTGAAACAAATGCAAGATTTGAAATGGCTGACCCGAGTCCCATTTCGACTCAAACCGGCTCAAGCTCTTGCTAGACAAGTTAAATCCTCAGAAATGATTCCCAGTATGGGGCCTGGATATCGTTACTCAATTCACACACGAACTTATGGCGGAATTGAACAGCGATGGTTAGTAGTAGAAAGTGAAGAAAGACAAAAATCCGACCAAAAACGTATCGAGAAAAAAATCGAGAAAGATAGACTCGAAGCCGAAAAACAATTGCGGGAATTATACCGTCAAACTTATGCTTGTGTTCCTGATGCGCTCCAAGCCGTCAAAAAACTAGAAAAGAAATTTAAGTATCATCAAATCAGCCAAATTGAAGCCCGTGAAGAACCAGACAATAATCCCGACCAAGCTCAGATTAAAATTCGAGCAAATTTAGAAGAAAATTTGACTTTGATTGAAGAAGAAAAACAACTAGCAGGACGCTTTATTCTTGCCACCAATGTTTTAGATGAAGCCGAGCTATCTCCTGAGAAAATGCTCATTGAATATAAAGAACAACAGTCAACGGAAAGAGGATTTAGGTTCTTAAAAGACCCCATGTTTTTAGCCGATCGTATTTTTCTCAAATCTCCGGAACGGATTCAGGGTATGGCTTTAATTATGGGATTATGTCTGCTGGTTTATAACTTGGGGCAAAGAGAACTGCGCTCGGCTTTAGTTAGACGAGGGGAAATGGTTAAAAATCAATTAGGGAAAGAAACCAATTCCCCTACCTTGCGTTGGATTTTTCAACAATTTCAAGCGGTTCACTTGTTAAAAAATAGAGGAGAAAACCAAGTTTCTAATCTCACGGATGAGAGATTAAATTTACTACAATTGTTTCCCAAACCTTGCCAACAATATTATTTATTAGTGTAA
- the rpsT gene encoding 30S ribosomal protein S20, which produces MANIKSAKKRIQIAERNRLQNKSYKSAVKTLMKKYFAVVDDYASNPDSEKEQQVQKAMAAAYSKIDKAVKVNALHKNNGARKKARLAKALKKVTSA; this is translated from the coding sequence GTGGCAAATATTAAATCCGCAAAGAAGCGTATCCAAATCGCAGAGCGCAATCGTCTCCAAAATAAATCCTATAAGTCGGCTGTGAAAACGCTGATGAAAAAATACTTTGCTGTGGTTGATGACTACGCCAGCAACCCCGACAGCGAAAAAGAACAACAAGTGCAAAAAGCCATGGCGGCTGCTTACAGTAAAATTGATAAGGCAGTTAAAGTCAATGCTCTCCATAAAAATAATGGGGCAAGAAAAAAAGCTCGTTTAGCAAAAGCTCTGAAAAAAGTAACTTCTGCTTAG
- a CDS encoding nucleotidyltransferase domain-containing protein translates to MSKIDNLTRHQSFPINTDELDTIVGRLVETLNPEQIILFGSYAYGVPNQDSDFDLLVIISESDQPRYRRSRVAYSALRGISFPTDVIVMTREEVNKKLTVRSSLVRQALDQGQVLYG, encoded by the coding sequence ATGAGCAAAATTGATAATTTAACTCGTCATCAATCTTTTCCAATCAATACAGATGAGTTAGATACAATAGTAGGTCGATTGGTAGAAACACTAAATCCTGAGCAAATTATTTTGTTTGGCTCTTATGCCTATGGTGTTCCTAATCAAGATAGTGACTTTGATTTATTAGTGATTATTTCTGAGTCTGATCAACCTCGATATCGGCGATCGCGTGTTGCTTATTCGGCTTTGCGAGGAATTTCTTTTCCTACGGATGTCATTGTGATGACTCGCGAAGAAGTTAACAAAAAATTGACGGTTCGCAGTTCTCTAGTCAGACAGGCTTTAGATCAAGGACAAGTGCTTTATGGATGA
- a CDS encoding glutamate-5-semialdehyde dehydrogenase: protein MVVSKTTPDSLSDLAQKTQKASQKLAVLSTKQRNEALSAIAAALSTHNEQIVAANQKDCEEAKKEGIPQALQARLKLDQTKLQSAIAGVQDVVKLDDPIGAVQIHRELDTGLILKRLTCPLGVLGVIFEARPDALIQITSLAIKSGNGVILKGGKEALNSCQALIKVIHNALSKTDVPPEAVQLLTTRAEIQELLSLDQYVDLIIPRGSNSFVRYIQENTNIPVLGHADGICHLYVDETADLKQAVTIAVDSKTQYPAACNAVETLLVNRTIAGEFLPLLAPAMAEKGVTLRGDTETRQILPQIEEATETDWSTEYGGLVLAVKVVADLESAIAHIKSYGSKHTEAIVTENNDHAQAFLNQVDAAGVFHNCSTRFSDGFRYGFGAEVGISTQKMPPRGPVGLEGLVTYKYQLTGNGHIAASYSGENPKPFTRKDKIRTQ from the coding sequence ATGGTAGTATCAAAAACGACTCCTGATTCTTTATCAGACCTTGCTCAAAAAACTCAAAAGGCGTCGCAAAAACTGGCGGTTTTATCTACAAAACAACGGAATGAGGCTTTAAGCGCGATCGCAGCCGCCCTTTCCACTCACAACGAACAAATTGTCGCAGCGAACCAGAAAGACTGTGAGGAAGCGAAAAAAGAGGGGATTCCGCAAGCATTACAAGCAAGGTTAAAACTAGATCAGACAAAATTGCAAAGCGCGATCGCAGGGGTGCAAGATGTCGTTAAACTTGATGATCCCATCGGTGCTGTTCAAATTCATCGCGAATTAGATACAGGATTAATCTTAAAACGCCTCACTTGTCCGTTAGGCGTGTTAGGAGTGATTTTTGAAGCGCGACCCGATGCTCTAATTCAGATTACCAGTTTAGCGATTAAATCGGGTAATGGTGTAATTTTGAAAGGGGGAAAAGAGGCACTTAATTCCTGTCAAGCGTTAATTAAGGTCATTCATAACGCCTTATCTAAAACCGATGTTCCTCCCGAGGCGGTACAACTTCTCACCACTCGCGCTGAGATTCAGGAATTGTTATCCTTAGATCAATATGTGGATTTGATTATTCCGAGAGGGTCTAATTCCTTTGTGCGCTACATTCAGGAAAACACCAACATTCCAGTTTTAGGTCATGCGGATGGGATTTGTCATCTCTATGTTGATGAAACGGCTGATCTCAAACAAGCAGTGACGATCGCGGTTGATTCTAAAACTCAGTATCCCGCAGCTTGTAACGCAGTGGAAACCTTATTAGTTAATCGTACCATTGCGGGGGAGTTTCTACCGTTGTTAGCCCCAGCAATGGCTGAAAAAGGAGTGACCTTACGGGGAGATACAGAAACTCGCCAGATTTTGCCTCAAATTGAGGAAGCTACGGAAACCGATTGGTCAACGGAATATGGGGGATTAGTCTTAGCCGTGAAAGTAGTGGCTGATCTGGAAAGCGCGATCGCACATATTAAGAGTTATGGGTCAAAACATACCGAGGCGATCGTCACTGAAAATAATGACCACGCTCAAGCATTTTTGAACCAGGTAGATGCGGCGGGAGTTTTTCATAATTGTTCCACTCGTTTTTCTGATGGTTTCCGTTATGGTTTCGGTGCTGAAGTGGGAATCAGCACTCAAAAAATGCCGCCGAGAGGTCCGGTGGGATTAGAAGGATTAGTCACCTATAAATATCAGTTAACTGGAAACGGACACATTGCAGCCAGCTATAGTGGGGAAAATCCTAAACCCTTCACTCGCAAAGACAAAATCCGGACACAGTGA
- the vap15 gene encoding type II toxin-antitoxin system VapB15 family antitoxin: MSKKVYQLSLDFDQILKLVEQLSESEKIKLSKELEKKLREQKLTELLQAFETDDLSLEEITEEVETVRFDWKTND, encoded by the coding sequence ATGAGTAAAAAAGTCTATCAGCTTTCCTTAGATTTTGACCAAATCTTAAAATTAGTGGAACAGTTATCTGAATCAGAAAAAATTAAACTAAGTAAAGAATTAGAAAAAAAGTTGCGAGAACAAAAACTAACAGAATTACTTCAAGCATTTGAAACCGATGACTTGTCTCTAGAAGAGATTACTGAAGAAGTAGAGACAGTCAGATTTGATTGGAAAACAAATGACTAG
- the hisD gene encoding histidinol dehydrogenase: MLRIITQIAEATTELQRISDRTHNQQTEGKEVAVREILKTVQTEGDQALLDYTEKFDQLTLTVDQLRVTGSELDAAYQQVSKELIDAIALARKKIEAFHRQRTPKSWVEFGDNQTVLGKRYTAVDRAGLYVPGGRASYPSTVLMNAVPATVAGVSRRVMVTPPGADGKVNSAVLVAAQEAGIEEIYRVGGAHAIGALAYGTETIPKVDVITGPGNIYVTLAKKMVYGTVGIDSLAGPSEVLIIADHNANPVYVAADLLAQAEHDPMAAAILLTTEEKLAQEVQKQVEVQLENHPRRTLTEKAIAHYGVAVVVKSLTEAAKLSNLFAPEHLELEVEDPWEMLNLIRHAGAIFMGHSTPEAVGDYLAGPNHTLPTSGAARYASALGVETFMKHSSLIEYSHTALDDVSQAIQTLAQAEGLHSHSESVRLRMSKQYDQYKC; this comes from the coding sequence ATGCTGCGGATTATAACTCAAATCGCGGAAGCAACAACAGAACTACAACGGATTTCCGATCGCACTCACAACCAACAAACAGAAGGGAAAGAGGTGGCGGTACGGGAGATTTTGAAGACGGTACAAACCGAGGGGGATCAAGCACTGCTTGACTATACCGAAAAGTTTGACCAACTGACCTTAACAGTTGACCAGTTGCGGGTGACAGGGTCAGAACTGGATGCGGCTTATCAACAAGTGTCTAAGGAATTAATTGATGCGATCGCCCTTGCCAGGAAAAAAATTGAGGCGTTTCATCGCCAACGCACGCCAAAATCATGGGTGGAGTTTGGTGACAATCAAACCGTATTAGGGAAACGCTATACTGCGGTCGATCGAGCGGGATTATATGTCCCTGGCGGACGCGCCTCCTATCCCAGCACGGTTTTAATGAATGCTGTCCCCGCGACAGTCGCTGGGGTTTCCCGACGAGTGATGGTTACGCCCCCTGGGGCTGATGGAAAAGTCAACTCGGCGGTGTTGGTGGCAGCACAAGAAGCGGGAATTGAGGAAATTTATCGCGTGGGAGGGGCGCACGCGATCGGTGCGTTAGCCTATGGGACAGAAACCATCCCCAAAGTTGATGTCATCACCGGTCCTGGCAACATTTACGTCACCCTGGCGAAAAAAATGGTTTATGGGACAGTGGGAATTGACTCTTTAGCGGGACCCTCGGAAGTTTTAATCATTGCGGATCACAATGCAAATCCCGTTTATGTCGCTGCGGACTTGTTAGCGCAGGCAGAACACGATCCGATGGCGGCGGCGATTCTGCTGACGACAGAGGAAAAATTAGCGCAAGAAGTACAAAAGCAAGTAGAAGTCCAATTAGAGAATCATCCCCGTCGCACACTCACCGAGAAGGCGATCGCCCATTATGGAGTAGCCGTCGTGGTTAAATCCCTCACCGAAGCGGCAAAACTATCAAACTTGTTTGCACCAGAACATTTAGAATTAGAAGTCGAAGACCCCTGGGAAATGCTGAACTTAATCCGACACGCGGGCGCAATTTTTATGGGTCATTCCACCCCAGAAGCAGTGGGAGATTATCTCGCCGGACCCAATCATACCCTTCCCACCTCTGGCGCGGCGCGTTATGCTTCGGCGTTAGGAGTGGAAACCTTTATGAAGCATTCTAGTTTAATTGAGTATTCTCATACCGCGTTGGATGACGTATCCCAAGCGATTCAAACCTTAGCGCAAGCAGAGGGATTACATTCTCATAGTGAGTCGGTGCGCTTACGGATGTCAAAGCAGTATGATCAGTATAAATGCTGA
- a CDS encoding TatD family hydrolase, with product MQLIDTHVHINFDVFEAELAELKTRWQEQGVVQLVHSCVEPKEYAQISAIAQQFPEVSFAVGLHPLEARKWKPELAQETEQLAQSDPRVVAIGETGLDLYKAENVQEQRNAFWNQLSIAQRLNKPVIIHCRDATTELVELVSKFQTEKGAVKGVMHCWAGSPEETEICLNLGFYISFSGLVTFKNAKTVQSSAQIVPDDRLLVETDCPFLAPVPKRGKRNEPSYVRYVAETVANLRNTPLETLAETTTRNARELFSLPSISEFN from the coding sequence ATGCAGCTAATTGATACCCATGTTCACATCAACTTTGATGTTTTTGAGGCGGAATTGGCAGAATTAAAAACCCGTTGGCAAGAACAAGGAGTGGTGCAACTCGTTCACTCCTGCGTTGAGCCCAAAGAGTATGCCCAAATCAGCGCGATCGCGCAGCAGTTTCCAGAAGTCTCCTTTGCAGTTGGCTTACATCCCCTAGAAGCGCGAAAATGGAAACCTGAACTCGCCCAAGAAACCGAGCAGTTAGCCCAGTCTGATCCCCGTGTGGTTGCCATTGGGGAAACTGGGTTAGACTTGTATAAAGCCGAAAACGTCCAAGAACAAAGAAACGCATTTTGGAATCAACTCTCGATCGCGCAACGCCTCAACAAACCCGTCATCATCCACTGTCGAGACGCAACGACAGAATTAGTCGAATTGGTGAGCAAATTTCAAACCGAAAAAGGAGCAGTCAAAGGAGTAATGCACTGTTGGGCGGGTTCTCCCGAAGAAACAGAAATCTGTCTCAACTTGGGATTTTACATCAGCTTCAGTGGCTTAGTCACATTTAAAAATGCTAAAACTGTCCAGTCCTCAGCGCAAATCGTCCCCGACGATCGACTCTTAGTAGAAACAGACTGTCCTTTCCTCGCCCCAGTTCCCAAACGGGGCAAACGCAACGAACCAAGTTACGTGCGCTATGTTGCCGAAACCGTCGCCAACTTAAGAAACACCCCCTTAGAAACCCTAGCTGAAACCACCACCCGTAACGCTCGTGAATTATTTTCTCTACCCTCAATCAGCGAATTTAATTAA